One Vitis riparia cultivar Riparia Gloire de Montpellier isolate 1030 chromosome 4, EGFV_Vit.rip_1.0, whole genome shotgun sequence genomic window carries:
- the LOC117912788 gene encoding protein TONSOKU, producing MVRDDPQLSAAKRAYRNASMEGNRQEEARWANLIGDIFKNRGEYVEALKWLRIDYDISMKYLPEKQLLPTCQSVGELLLRLENFKDALIYQKKHLELAKDTNDLVEQQRASTQLGRTYHEIFLSSDDDHYSVRNAKKYFKSAMRLAQTLKENPPSNKSSFLKEFIDAHNNIGMLEMDLDNLEEAHKILTKGLKICDEEEVIDDDDGRSRLHHNLGRVYMELRKWDKAREHIEKDIIICKRIGHFQGEAKGYINLGELHYRVQKYEEANLCYQKALDLAKSMEDEDALVSQIDENIVTVKKAVKVMAEMQKEEQNLKKLARNMATARGTPGERRCLLQQNASLDLLIEKSSMIFAWLKHREFAKRKKRIANELCDKEKLSDSFLVIGESYQKLRNFDKALKWYTKSWETYKSINNLEGQALAKINIGDVLDSDGNWAGALDAFEEGYRIAVQANLPSVQLSALENMHYSHMIRFDNLEEARRLQYLIDKLKQSGNEKHEGRNIAEDCCSETDTEGDDCFSNSRSDPSCSVKKGKSKSDRGEFKDDVPLISLLQSNKKLPKRNIAHVDEVLPTGASHKSSSTSTSNQQTVGRKRIRVVLSDDEGEMQDEVACSNFECGRLHKCPVEDVGATDEFKNRTDLASPASGFQDVSAIPSKCAISSSTPMILEESTSSYKLRTPNKHSAADLKLHTSEGAYGQYIAFKIENDLIQIEAAPCMVDDMLSIESLKVEVACLYYLQLPVDKRSRGLLPIIQHMRCGGKALESFEAIGTFKDTLGNGWVEVFVDGWVQKRLIKLYVDCCKELSETPNIKLLKKLYNLEVSEDEVMVSECDLQDISIMPLLNALHVHKTIAMLDLSHNMLGNGTMEKLQQVFISSGQKYGGLALDLHCNRFGPTTLFQICECPVLFARLEVLNISGNRLTDACGSYLSTILEKCKALYYLNIERCSITSRTVQKVADALDSQSVLAQLCLGHNNPISGNSIMNLMGKLSTLERFSELNLDGLKLSKTVVDSLCQLVKSSCLSGLMLGGSSIGTDGALQLTKSLFSGAQELVKLDLSYCGLTSEYITNLNAEVPMVGGILEINLGGNPVMQEGGSALASLLMNPHCCLKVLVLNNCQLGLAGVLQIIQALSENDSLEELNVAGNANLDRHCASQNNLKALESSETLPQILNISVSSPKVCVLKEVAAAQEGSCIMNTDYNQLEVADSEDDPITAEPAASYDDNCTSSCKRMLQFSESEFIQGLSTAIGMAKKLQLLDLSNNGFSTQDTETIYTAWSLGSRSGLAQRHIKGQTVHLFVRGQKCCGVKPCCKRD from the exons ATGGTGAGAGACGACCCTCAGCTCAGCGCGGCCAAGCGCGCGTATCGGAATGCGTCGATGGAGGGAAATCGGCAGGAAGAGGCGAGGTGGGCCAACTTGATCGGCGACATATTCAAGAATAGAGGCGAGTACGTGGAAGCCCTAAAATGGCTTCGTATTGATTATGATATCTCCATGAAATACCTCCCTGAGAAGCAACTCCTTCCCACTTGCCAGTCCGTCGGCGAACTCCTCCTCCGTCTCGAGAATTTCAAGGATGCCCTTATTTATCAG AAAAAGCATCTAGAGTTAGCCAAGGACACTAATGACCTTGTTGAGCAGCAAAGAGCCAGTACCCAACTTGGTAGAACTTATCATGAAATCTTTCTAAGTTCGGATGATGACCACTACTCGGTTCGAAATGCCAAGAAGTATTTCAAGTCTGCCATGAGACTTGCTCAAACTCTCAAGGAGAACCCACCATCTAATAAATCTTCTTTCCTCAAGGAATTCATTGATGCACATAATAACATTGGAATGCTTGAAATGGATCTTGATAACTTAGAGGAAGCCCATAAAATTCTTACTAAGGGATTAAAGATATGTGATGAAGAAGAGgtgattgatgatgatgatggacgTAGTAGGCTCCACCACAACCTTGGACGTGTTTACATGGAGCTGAGGAAGTGGGATAAAGCTCGAGAGCACATTGAGAAGGATATCATAATCTGCAAGAGGATTGGGCATTTCCAAGGAGAGGCAAAGGGGTATATCAATCTTGGAGAATTGCATTACAGGGTACAAAAGTATGAGGAGGCAAATCTCTGCTATCAGAAGGCACTTGATCTAGCAAAATCCATGGAAGATGAGGATGCTTTGGTTAGTCAAATTGATGAGAACATTGTAACTGTAAAAAAAGCAGTGAAAGTAATGGCTGAAATGCAGAAAGAAGAGCAGAATCTCAAGAAGCTAGCAAGAAACATGGCCACAGCAAGAGGCACACCGGGTGAGCGGAGATGCCTTCTGCAACAGAATGCATCTCTTGATCTTCTCATTGAAAAATCAAGCATGATTTTTGCATGGCTTAAA CATCGTGAATTTGccaaaaggaagaagagaataGCAAATGAACTTTGTGACAAAGAAAAGCTTAGTGATTCATTTCTGGTTATTGGAGAGTCATACCAAAAGCTCAGAAACTTCGACAAAGCTCTTAAATGGTACACCAAAAGCTGGGAAACATACAAGTCAATCAACAATTTGGAG GGACAAGCATTGGCGAAGATTAACATTGGAGATGTATTGGACTCTGATGGTAATTGGGCAGGTGCCCTAGATGCATTTGAAGAGGGTTACAG GATTGCTGTTCAAGCAAATCTTCCTTCTGTACAGCTTTCTGCGCTTGAAAATATGCACTATAGTCACATGATAAGATTTGACAATCTTGAAGAGGCTAG GAGGTTGCAGTATTTAATTGACAAATTGAAGCAGTCTGGAAATGAAAAGCATGAAGGGAGAAATATTGCAGAGGACTGCTGCTCTGAAACTGATACAGAAGGGGATGATTGCTTTTCCAATAGTAGGTCTGATCCAAGCTGTTCAGTAAAGAAGGGTAAATCCAAATCAGATCGTGGTGAATTTAAGGATGATGTACCTCTGATTTCACTTCTtcaaagcaataaaaaattGCCCAAGCGGAATATCGCTCATGTAGACGAAGTCCTGCCAACTGGTGCCTCACACAAAAGTTCATCAACATCAACCAGTAATCAGCAAACAGTTGGCCGCAAACGTATTCGGGTAGTCCTTTCTGATGATGAAGGCGAAATGCAGGATGAGGTGGCTTGCTCTAATTTTGAATGTGGAAGGCTTCATAAATGCCCAGTGGAGGATGTTGGTGCTACTGATGAAT TTAAAAATAGAACTGATCTAGCTAGTCCTGCTTCTGGATTTCAA GATGTTTCAGCAATTCCTTCTAAATGTGCTATCAGTTCGTCTACTCCTATGATACTAGAAGAAAGCACTAGTTCATATAAATTGAGGACTCCTAAC AAGCATAGTGCTGCTGATCTCAAGTTGCACACTTCTGAAGGTGCATATGGT CAATATATAgcattcaaaattgaaaatgaccTGATACAAATAGAAGCAGCCCCATGTATGGTTGATGACATGCTGAGCATTGAGTCTCTCAAGGTTGAAGTTGCATGCTTGTACTATCTACAACTTCCTGTAGACAAGAGGTCAAGGG GTCTATTGCCCATCATTCAGCACATGAGATGTGGTGGGAAAGCTTTGGAATCCTTTGAAGCAATCGGAACTTTTAAGGACACTTTGGGAAATGGCTGGGTTGAAGTCTTTGTTGATG GATGGGTTCAAAAGCGATTGATAAAGCTGTATGTTGACTGCTGCAAGGAGTTGTCTGAGACTCCCAATATTAAGTTGCTTAAGAAACTGTACAATTTGGAG GTTTCAGAGGATGAAGTTATGGTGTCTGAATGTGACTTGCAAGATATATCAATAATGCCGTTACTGAATGCTTTGCATGTCCATAAGACCATTGCCATGTTAGACCTTTCTCACAATATGTTGG GGAATGGAACAATGGAGAAACTTCAACAAGTATTCATATCATCAGGCCAAAAATATGGTGGCTTGGCTTTGGATTTGCACTGCAATCGATTTGGTCCTACTACCTTGTTCCAG ATTTGTGAATGCCCTGTGCTATTTGCTCGATTGGAAGTGCTTAATATCTCTGGGAACCGTCTCACTGATGCATGTGGATCTTACCTTTCAACTATCTTGGAAAAGTGCAAAG CCCTTTATTACTTGAATATAGAGCGGTGTTCTATCACGTCTAGAACTGTTCAGAAGGTTGCTGATGCACTTGATTCTCAATCTGTACTTGCACAGCTTTGTTTGG GACATAACAATCCTATATCTGGAAATTCTATCATGAATCTGATGGGCAAACTTTCCACTTTAGAAAG ATTTTCAGAGCTGAATCTGGATGGTTTAAAGCTAAGCAAGACTGTAGTTGATAGCCTCTGCCAACTTGTCAAATCCTCATGTTTATCAGGATTAATGCTTGGTGGTAGTAGTATTGGAACT GATGGTGCACTACAGTTGACTAAGTCCTTGTTCAGTGGGGCCCAAGAGCTTGTGAAACTTGACTTATCTTATTGTGGACTAACATCTGAGTACATTACCAATCTAAATGCTGAAGTTCCTATGGTTGGTGGTATTCTTGAGATAAACCTTGGAGGAAATCCCGTTATGCAAGAG GGTGGCAGTGCATTAGCATCACTACTCATGAATCCTCATTGTTGTCTCAAAGTTTTGGTGCTTAACAACTGTCAGCTTGGCCTTGCTGGAGTTCTTCAAATAATTCAGGCACTATCAG AAAATGACTCTCTGGAAGAACTCAATGTTGCTGGAAATGCCAATCTGGATAGACATTGTGCTTCACAAAATAACTTAAAAGCATTAGAAAGCTCGGAGACCCTACCACAAATTCTCAATATTTCTGTTTCTTCCCCTAAGGTGTGCGTACTAAAGGAAGTTGCTGCTGCTCAAGAGGGGTCATGTATTATGAACACAGACTACAATCAGCTTGAGGTTGCCGATAGTGAAGATGATCCAATTACAGCAGAACCTGCTGCATCTTATGATGACAATTGCACAAGTTCATGTAAAAGGATGCTTCAGTTTTCTGAGAGTGAATTCATTCAAGGGCTCTCAACTGCCATTGGCATGGCAAAGAAGTTGCAATTACTAGACCTTAGCAATAATGGTTTCTCAACACAAGATACAGAAACAATATACACTGCATGGTCATTGGGTTCAAGATCTGGTTTGGCTCAGAGGCACATTAAGGGACAGACAGTTCATTTGTTTGTGCGGGGGCAGAAGTGCTGTGGTGTGAAACCCTGCTGCAAAAGAGACTGA